TAGTGCACACAGACAGACCTAGTTTTCCTTTCACATCATATGAAAGTCATTACCAAGAGGACCGTCTTATCATAAAAATATGGTGTTTCTTACATCAGGATGATTTTTGATTTCAAAGTACAATCCACAATGTTCCgttcattgttccattgaaagaAAAAGCACCCCGAGTCATGGTGGCACTCCCTCCACTGTGCCACATTTCAGTGTCCTATGTTTGGTGCTCACGCTGATGCTGTCTGAAAGTTATTGGACAGCATTCAGAACCAGTAACAACCTTTATTTGGACGGTCCTGAGTCTTGGTGGACAGCCAAACGGATCCTCCATCTCGGGGCCGGTCACATTTTTTGAGTCTACCGCTTAACTTTTtggttccataaccctcagggtCTTTGAAGAAGTCTCAAACGCGTCCAAAGTTGCTGCAATTGACAACAAGGAAAATGTACGATACAACCCACAAACAAAGAACAATGCACTTTGGAAGGGTTACATTGATCAACATTTGACATTTGAAATCACTGTCACATTGCAAGGGCCTGCTCAACAAGAAATACTGAATTAGGAAAccatgtatctccattcactGACATTCACAAAACAATAGGGAAGACAACAGGATAGGAAGACTTGGAGGAGGAAATATTTTGTTATCTTTTGCGATCCAGACCACAAACagattatttcttcatttatggACCTATGGATCAGTGGGGCTAACTATTATGTGCCGTGTAGGTCTTGACCCAAGATGCAGAGTCGTGAGGCTGAAATAGTCTCTTATGAGAGTcacaaaaagtaaaacaaagccAACAAAGGAGCAGAACAGTGCAGAACAGCAGGGGCAAATGTGGGACATAACACTAATAGATTTGGAGCATTGATGCGGTATTATAGATGCAGTTAGAGTAACAGTTGCACAACTAGTGACATACGTAGGTAGTGAACGAGTAGTGAACGAGTTAACAGAAAGAGAGTGCCTGTGAGTCCCGGTTCAATAAAACAACTTGTGAGTTTTGAACGGCTCATGACTGCAATGAACGGTGATCTTGGAGTGTCATCACTAAATTGGGTCAGAGACAAATAGAGACTGGAAGAGTTCCAGAAAGGCGTATTGTATAGCTTtcagtgatttttattttttaattgcctGCCTGTCATGAATTTTTGTTGTTCAGCTACTTGCCAGAGAACAGGAAGTAgtactgaaatgtttttttaaaaaatttaaattaagttCACCTGAGAAGATTATAGTCCATTTCATATGTTTCACTTATATATCGCTTTTGCACCTCCAATTGTTtgcacatttacctactgacgatgcagcatcaggagcaactaggggttcagtatcttgctcGAGGACACTTTAACATGATCATAGGAGGATGAAGGATCAAACTTGCGACCACTCCACCACCTGATCCATGCCATCCCTTTATTCTGACAGAAAAATATCCCTAACTATTTGagattatagtatatattttgaaGGTACTATTATACTGTTAATCATTGTACATTGTATAAATTGACtcagaaaacattttaattaaccAATGTTAATTAAAATTGGTACAATTGCAATGTCTTTAATGTGGATTAACATCATGCCGAGATGTAGCatgctatttttatttcaagtaaTCTGGCTGAGCACAACATAGGTTGTTGTTATATGCAATATTACATGACAACTAGAGTAAGTCCAAGTGTGTTTAGGTACTGTACTTGTCTATCAGTTTTCACCAGTATCAGTAATGAATACGCCTCTTCAGTGCAGTAGAGTGAGAACTTAGAGTACAAAAACTGTGCATCCGTTTATTGATATAAATAGATGCTATTCTCGGTTATGATGATTCAGTGTTTTTTCCTCAGAAATCAGAGTGATGTGTTATTCCACAGGaacgtgttttgtttgttccacctcctcctccttaaGGTGTCTTCTCTGTCTTGCAAACTCGCACAGTTCTTCCTGTGGCTTGCGACGATAACACCCACCAAGTGTTATGCAAGACGAAGAGTGCTGATGGGGAGAGTTGCTTAGCAGCAACAAAAGGTGCAGTAGATTAGTGGCAGAGCAGAATTGCCGATTGCAGTGTTGTGGAAGTGACCCCATCCACATTGTTAAGAAATgtatgtgtgtaggtgtgtgaaTTATAATAAGAATGAGCTTTTAACTAAACCTTGTGAAATTTTTCTACTTTAGCAATTAgctttactttagtttaataTGAATACAATCAACCCCACCACTTTGTGGTTCATATTTTGCGGCGTCACGTCAATGGCGAAATTAACCAAAATAAGAAATTGAAATACCttgatgtagtattccacactagtcatgaggtgtcagtcatgtttctgtaatgtttggtggGAGACACCATCACCAGGCTTGATCACAACAGGCATGGGTGGGTGTATGTTAATGATGGATAATACAATGAAAGTGCACATTtcagagtggccttttattgtggccaaccaaGCATCCTTGTAATCATCATTTTTTCATAGGAAAATCTTTCAGTGCAGTTcgtgaaaaatgggagcaaaaaaaagatgttgcattcatattttttgttaattctaGTATAGAAGGATAATAGGATGATGATCATAAAAAGCACATATTAAACAACAAAATAGCATCCTGGTTGTAaatcaagtgtaaaaagtaaaatGAAACAGAATAAAAGTGAATGTGAATCACTCGTCGGTTCACCTTAAATCTCTGTGGACAAGCTTTGAGGTTAatctgttatttacaaataagTCTACACTGTATGTGTCCTGTTAACTTGTCCGTGTTACGTAAGAGGTGTTCCTCCTCGTGCGTGGTTACAGCGCCCTTAAGTGGTTTAAAGTAGTCATTGCACCTCTATTAAATTGATGTCAATGTGAGCGGTCATTTCCAGACATTTTTCGACAcagttttcttttaattgtGTTGTTCTTTTAATCCATTCAATAAAtctaaatcacaaaaaaaacacctgagCTTCTCTCAAATTTAGCATAATCACCTACCGGGTACAATATTAAATCATATATGTTCACtagtcacaacattaggtacacctgaacCTGCGGATATCAGACATTTCGGGTATCATCTTATTTCCAACTCTATGTGAGTAATGCGCTCACATTGGTCACCCCAATTAAAAATGTCTGGTTCCGCCATTGTACCGGCTCAATCTAATACGATCCAATTGGAGAAATTCCGCTTTGACTTCAGTTTTCCATTCATGTTACATTTAATGAAATGCATTGTATGACAGTGTCACTTTAATTATGTAACTCAAGGACTGGCTTTCATTAGAATTTATAAGTGTGCCTAATGCCGTGGCCAATATAAGGCCTTTATTAAGGCAGAatgaccacaagagggcgccatCACTCcactaaaaaacaaatatgaaaacctaaCAGATGCCGGTATGAAATACAAATGTTATTGCCCTTTTAGATTTTATGGTATATCTTTAAACAAACGACTCAAATTAAAATAGGGCGTTTATCATAAATACCTAATGACTGTGTCTAATTATGCATATGCTTTGGACTAGTGTGATgccacttttaaaaataaaatgcttatttttacCTGCGATACTTTAACATCTCCCCACCTTGACGCTGTATGGTGCTTATGGATGAGAGTCAGTTGTAATGATTATTGATGTTGCTCAAAGTGTTGATGTTGTTGACGCAGCTAATGTGGCTCGGAGACACGGTGCCGAAAGGCCCGGCAGCCTGGAGGTTGTGGCTGTGGTACAGAGCTGCCGACGGCGACCCGGGCCAGTAGGAGAACCCCGATGGCCCGACCCCGGGAGCGACCAGGTTCAGTTTGGAAATCCCGGAGAAAGGAAGAGGGGAGAAGTTCCCCTGGAACTTGTAGATGGTCTGCTCTGTGCTGGACGGCTGGCACACTTGAGCCAAGCCGTGGAAATCGAACTTGTAGGCGTATCGTTTCCCGTGGACCTTCGTCATGATGTTCTTGTCGTAATAGTAACGCAAAGCTCGGCTCAGTTTGTCGTAGTTCATGTTGGGTTTGCTCTTGCGTTCCCCCCACCGCCGGGCCACCTCGTCCGGGTCGATGAGCTTGAATTCCCCGTTGGTTCCCTCCCAGGCGATGCACGACATGTTGCTGCTGTCCGACAGCAGCTCCAGCAGGAACTGCCACAACTGGATCTGGCCGCTgcctacaacacacacacacacacacgattaaTATGGCAGAATAATGGGAAACAATTGCTGGATTTGGTCTTGCTCCTGATCCAATTTTAATTCTGTACTTAATATCTGTTTAAATACACCattttacagtacatgtaataataaatagctTTTCACTCAttattaatatactatatattattctATTAGGCCTATTACTAATATTACTATTGTTGTCACGTGTATTTTTTCCAAAAGCAAAACATAACCTAAACCTGTTTTTGTAACCCTTTTGAAATTGTTCTGAGCATAAACTCACCATATGATCATATAAGACACACCTTTCAttgttttagtcatttttgattcaaactgTTCTTGTGTTATTCACACtttttaataactttattttccttcatcacTACGCAAAGACACATTACGTCGGcttgatttttcttttaattatttaCAGCAATACCCTTTCCTTCTTTCCCCTTATTTCTTTTTAATGATATATTGCTACACAATCTATATTCTTTGTTTACCCGTGACAGCAGGTCAACACAAActtcaatgacaaaatataaacacaggAATTATTGTAAACATTCATTACTGCCAACAAGTTCAACACATATGCTGTAAAGACATGCAAAAGGGCATATAGGATTTAattaagctctgcttcttccaacTCCTTTTCGGTTCCTCGGCATGACATGTTTAGCATGttcaaaacaaataaagcataCTACTATAAATACACCTTAAAGcctgtattttatttgaaatgataatactgtataataatcgATGACTGTACAGACAATAatcttttctatttttattattagtattattagtattcaaTTGCTAAATTCAcccaaaatatataattattgtaatttaaaATGTTCCTTATTAATTTATTTGCCATAGGACAAAACCGGTTTAAAACATTTATGGTGGTGCGTTTTGGGGAGGTAAATAACACTCCACATTAAACCACAGAATTAAAACGCACCAAACAAGCGTTATTTCATACTGTTTAAACAATTAGACGTGtggtataaatataaaatatgacgtATTCACAAATAcgtatgtattattatacatattatacattattttcttACCTTTCTGCGCCCCGGTGTTTAATGGACCCCAAGATGTCCCTTTGTTGTCTTTCAACAGATTTTCTGTTGGATCTGGaatgtttcaaaaaaaaaagatgctaattCCATGAAAACAATCATCAGTCATATGAATAAGTCGTACGATCAAATTGAGCAATATGTTAATTTTAGAAAAGGGAAGCGgcgaaataaataaaaatacaaattgaaaATTGCCTTAGTATTAAATTTGCTGTATGTTAAAAAGAAATATCGGTTTTATAATGTCAATAACAAATGGGATTAAAGTCCAAATGTTGTTGATCGGCTGCAGGAGCGTTCAGGCGTCTGGTCCGGGCGGGTCCGGCTTCGGGGATCCAGGAAACGCGTCCAGGAAAAAGGATTTCCGATTTCCGACAAAGAGCAGACGGGCTTCCAGACTGAAAAGAACAGAACAACCACCGACCTGGAAACGGAACACCAGCCTCACAACagaatgtgttgttgttgttgttgatgtttttttttttaaagagcccAACTtgtttgtaatatattttttctaggCCAAAAAGACCAACCTGAGAGATACATGTTGAACATCAGCTTCCCACCGCAGTCCCTTCTCATTGTGTTCACTTCTTCACAAAAGGCTTGGATTTCATTTGGTTGGTGGAGGAGGAAAAGATTTTTATTAAACTTTATCTCATAACTGGGATCTGGAATAAATGCGAGTGGACAGATTGAAGTTTCCAGGCAACTGTCACTGGCCCCCATCTCTGAGACAATATTCAGACAGCAATTTCCTCTGCTGCATTGCTTTAATTAAAAGAGCAATTTACCTCTGTCAGCCCGCCTGCTGCCCACAATAAAAAGCGGCCGATAGAAATTGGGCCTTTATCAATCCACCATCACAGTTTAATAAAGTTGCCGCGTTAAGATCTGAGTTTCTATGGTGAATTGAAGTGTTTGACATGGAAACCAGTTCACATCTTCCTCGCTTTTCCGCCTCTTTAGCTCTCTGCAAACACCTCACACACAGTGCAGGTTGGCAAAGAGCATTTACCTTCAAAAACACGCTTCAGTGGAGCCGAGAAAACAAGAACATTACAGCCCTTCACCTTCTGCTATGTGGCTTTTATAAGTCAAATGTGAGTTTAAAATGTCCACTATCAACGATGCAACACATCGGCATTAAAAAGAGACTCCAGGACAAATAAGTCATCTGACAACACTTTttaaattcatgtttttaattattatctTGAGTTGGGGTACATCAGAAAGAGCACATAAATACGTTAGAATTCATCATTCAatccaattcaataaaaatatgttgacaataatattaatgtaaaaaaatcatgcagGCCTACTCACAAGGTAAATGTGAATCCTGAAGATATATCAGTGAAGCACATAACATCATGGTTGACTGGATATTTTTTAGCAAAACATAGAAGTCTGTTTCCAAAGAAATATTTGCAATATTGAAATTAACAAatgttttgctgttgttttgaatgtgtatgtaatgaaaacaaatgttttcaaatgtcattaaaaatacaaaaaaaagaacaactaTAGTGTAGACCGTGGTCTTCAATAGGTGAcccgcgggccacatccggATTTTGAAAAACGCTTGTTCATGCAGTACTTCCTGTTCCTACTCTACAGGGGGCAACAGTGAGGCATGCATTACGATGAAGCAGCATGCAGGAGAAGAAAGCGGCTtgcatttacacaaaataaaatacagtatatattttatgcaaaactcggggaagtccaTGTATTTGCTTTGTTGCAGagtaaatgctgtttttaaagaaatataacCTGCGGAGGCACTTTCAATCACAACTTTGAAGTCCTTCCGCCCATCACCCTGATTGACGGGTGGGATGGTTAGCAGTTTAGTAGTACACCGGTATAGTATTTGTACAatagtatatatttaaaaaaaaaaaaacatctggtgTCCTTTTTGGGGGCTTCACaccaaccgagtggttagcgtgcaggccacacagctaggagacccgagtttgactccaccctcggccatctctgagtttgcatgttcttccctgtgggtttcctcccacattccaaaaacatgctaggttaattggtgactccaaattgtccataggtatgaatgtgagtgtgaatggttgtttgtctatatgtgccctgtgattggctggcgaccagtccagggtgtaccccacctctcgcccaaagacaattgggataggctccagcactccccgcaaccctcgtgaggataagccgtaaaaaatgaatgagtgatgtcctttttgttatattttttccgGTATTACATACACTGCAGCAAGCCAGTAAAGTGTTTTTTCATTGATTCTTCACAGTAATTCCGTAATTCTGGGACAAATTAATAATCGAGGACTCAGGCTTTATACCTGAAGCTAAACAATGTTTGAAGTACAAAACAATTACAGAAACTGGAAATCATGATATGACAAACAccattttaagaacaaaaagagAGCATAAAGGAAATGTTCAGCCTAGTGAATGTTTTAGTAGTACTGACCTGAGCCAACATATCCATGCTTGtggtttttcttgtttttgccgCCATGTAGTTTAAATAGCTAGTGAATGTTCTGGTAATATAGTGACTAAGCAAACACATCCATCTTGCATGAATACTATATTAACATGCATTTTGGTTTTTCtagttttcatgtaatattattgCCTGATTGGCCTGCAGCGTGTATGATGAATTTGAAATGGGGCATTCATGGAGGTTGAAGGGCGTCTAGCGTCCCAGACTTGCTTTAGCTGCCTGTGTACAAATACAAGTCGCAGGCAACTTAAAACAAGCCTCGAAAGCTGGACTGTATCCACTTGTGATGAGGTCCCATACGAGTCAACATGAAGAAAGTAATCCACTGTTGCATAGAGGGCACACACAATGCATAATTGCACTCCTCTAGATGGAGGCATGTTAGTTCTTGCAATGCTATTCATATTAGTGTCGCATCCCTTCCAAATTGCAAACTTACCTTTCACTCTCTACACTTGTGGGTCCAATTTGCACCTGACTGCAACTCACCAGCGTCCCTCTTCACTGAGCCACAGTGGATCTGCTTTACACCGACTGTAGAGGAATGTATATTTGAGAAAGGTGTGTGCACACAgttacacatttattaaaatatccTGTTTTTTTGGGTGTGGGACTGTGAGTTGGTGCAGGCCTGTGGGTGTGTAACACGGACTCCCATGTCCTGGACAgcaggaggtgtgtgtgtgtgtctgtgtctgtttgtgtgcatgtggagGCAAACACACTCCAGGATCCAAGCGTATgactgtaaaataaatatgattgtgtCAGATTAGCATAACCAAACACATGTTGAACAGTTCCACTTTCTAATATTAAGTGAGGTGGTGCTGAAATGATCGGTTGAAGAATTACATGAAGCAACACAGGCCACAGCAAAAGATCCATGTATGAATTTTGGCTGATATTAGAGAAGAAACAAGTTCTTTATTTTAGTAGTTTGCTGTGGTGTAGAACTGTACTGAACattcagtgttgttgtttttttttttttacttacatgAAAGAAGCTCTCACGCACCTACAgtggtttcttatttttttgcatgcttGCTTTGACAAAATGTATTGTTTGAATTATAGCATTGTAATTCAAATTAAAGGTAATACACTAATATAGACATGGCAGTGTGCAAGGCATTATTGAAACTGTGGTAAAAACTGTGGTAATTCTGCAGTCGATCAAAGTTACTTCAGATTTGTTCGATCGAAACATGAAGATGTTTGCACATTGTCTGTACTCTTAATCACTGAGCGGTTCTTTTTATGCATGGCTTTGGCATAGCACCAACTTCACAACACACTTCATACGTAGGAGAGATATGTTGataatttacatttaatgaATAGGGGTCTGCATTATAAttgaaaggcaggaagtgatttTTTGTGTCATGCATCTATTTAGTAATTAAATACAAGTAGTCTAAAAAGATAGAGTAACTGCTGCACAGGTGCAATGTGGGTCTGAAAGCTCCATAGCAAAAGAACCAAGAAAGCAGAGCTTAGAATCAAAGGACAGCTAGACAAATAGACAAATATAGTCGATGAAGAACAAGCAGCTGGCATTGTTCAACTGCAAGCTGGAACCATTAatgctgaccccccccccccactgaaaAGCCACCATTTGGCAGACAGTacaaattgcctgtgagaacaTACTATATGTATGTCACAAACGACAATTCTGCAACCTTACTGAGTGAAAGATTACATACTAAAGGAAATGCTGCATAATTATGATGaaccatcattattattattcattcattcattttctaccgcttatcctcacaagggtcgtgggcatgctggagcctatcccagctgtctatgtgtgagaggcggggtacaccctggactagtcgccagccaatcacatatagatatatagacaaacaaccattcacactcacattcataccaatggacaatttggaatcaccaattaacctagcatgtttttggaatgtgggaggaaaccggagtacccggagaaaacccacgcatgcacggggagaacatgcaaactccacacagagatggccaagggtggaattgaactcagattTTTTCTAGATGTGTGTcacgcgcgctaaccacatgaccttCGTGCAACCGCCATTATTTATTAGtcttgttattatatattataataacagCGGTATATTTATTGTGAAAGCAGTTTGTCAATTTGTGGGACATTTCAAAAAGaccctgcattgttttgtgacatagttaaataaaaaaaactttgcttgaTCTGTGATATTCTTTATTGTACTTTTTCTCATCTCCTGTCGTTCTTGTGGACCCAATCTCGTTAATTGTCTGGTCTTGTGAGTAGGGCGTCTAATGACACCCCTAACACCAACGTTTGTTTTGTAGAGGACTGTATCGAAGGCTGTGTCCACACGAACATGGATAGTTTCAACAACGCATCTATCTCTCCAGTGTTAAAAGAAAACTttgtaaaacatatttttgtgtagGCTGTCTTGCACATGTAAA
This is a stretch of genomic DNA from Doryrhamphus excisus isolate RoL2022-K1 chromosome 9, RoL_Dexc_1.0, whole genome shotgun sequence. It encodes these proteins:
- the fev gene encoding protein FEV isoform X1; the encoded protein is MGASDSCLETSICPLAFIPDPSYEIKFNKNLFLLHQPNEIQAFCEEVNTMRRDCGGKLMFNMYLSDPTENLLKDNKGTSWGPLNTGAQKGSGQIQLWQFLLELLSDSSNMSCIAWEGTNGEFKLIDPDEVARRWGERKSKPNMNYDKLSRALRYYYDKNIMTKVHGKRYAYKFDFHGLAQVCQPSSTEQTIYKFQGNFSPLPFSGISKLNLVAPGVGPSGFSYWPGSPSAALYHSHNLQAAGPFGTVSPSHISCVNNINTLSNINNHYN
- the fev gene encoding protein FEV isoform X2 encodes the protein MRRDCGGKLMFNMYLSDPTENLLKDNKGTSWGPLNTGAQKGSGQIQLWQFLLELLSDSSNMSCIAWEGTNGEFKLIDPDEVARRWGERKSKPNMNYDKLSRALRYYYDKNIMTKVHGKRYAYKFDFHGLAQVCQPSSTEQTIYKFQGNFSPLPFSGISKLNLVAPGVGPSGFSYWPGSPSAALYHSHNLQAAGPFGTVSPSHISCVNNINTLSNINNHYN